One window of the Ictidomys tridecemlineatus isolate mIctTri1 chromosome 11, mIctTri1.hap1, whole genome shotgun sequence genome contains the following:
- the Hmgb4 gene encoding high mobility group protein B4 gives MGKEVQLKPKVNVSSYIHFLLNYRNKFKEQQPNIYLGFKEFSKKCSEKWRSISKHEKAKYEALAKLDKARYQEEMLHFVGKKKKRRKRDPLAPRRPPSSFLLFCQDHYSQLMRENPTWSVVQVAKASGKMWSTATEMGKQPYEQKAALLRVKYFEELEVYRKQNRGMKKILAKNQQKGKPELGKTDTSSPKK, from the coding sequence ATGGGAAAAGAAGTCCAGCTGAAGCCCAAGGTGAACGTCTCTTCCTACATCCACTTTTTGTTGAATTACAGAAACAAATTCAAGGAACAGCAGCCAAATATCTACCTTGGTTTTAAAGAGTTCTCTAAAAAGTGTTCAGAAAAATGGAGATCCATCTCAAAGCATGAAAAGGCCAAATATGAAGCCCTGGCCAAGCTCGACAAAGCCCGCTATCAGGAAGAAATGTTGCACTTCGTTGGCAAGAAGAAAAAACGTAGAAAACGGGACCCCCTGGCCCCCAGACGGCCTCCATCATCCTTCCTGCTCTTCTGCCAAGATCACTATTCCCAGCTCATGAGGGAGAACCCCACCTGGTCAGTGGTGCAGGTAGCAAAGGCCAGTGGGAAGATGTGGTCTACAGCAACAGAGATGGGAAAGCAGCCATATGAACAGAAAGCAGCTCTCTTGAGAGTGAAGTACTTTGAGGAGCTTGAAGTCTATCGGAAGCAAAACCGTGGCATGAAGAAAATCCTGGCTAAGAACCAGCAGAAAGGCAAACCTGAGTTGGGAAAAACGGATACATCCAGTCCAAAAAAATAA